In Luteipulveratus mongoliensis, the DNA window CTCCTGCCACGACAAGACCGAGTGGGATGCACTCGTCGACGCCGCCGGTGGGCACCCGCTCCAGCTCTGGGGCTGGGGTGAGCTCAAGTCGCGCTACGAGTGGTCCGCCGACCGGGTCGTCGTGCGCGACGGCGACACCGTGATCGGCTCGGCCCAGGTGCTGCTGCGCCGCCTGCCGGCACCGTTCCGGTCCCTGGCCTACGTGCCGCGTGGGCCACAGGCGAAGCCCCAGCACCGCGGAGCCGTCCTCCGTGCGGTGTCCGACTACATCAAGGGTGAGCACAAGCCGATCGCCATCACCATCGAGCCGGATTGGGCCGAGCCGTTCTCACCGCTGCCCAAGGGCGAGGTCGATGAGGCCATCGCCGCAGGCCGCGCTGCTGGGCCGTCGGGCTGGCTCGCGGACGTCCAGGCAGCAGGCTTCGAGCGCAGCGACAACACGGGGCTCATCCCGCGCACACTCATCGTCGACGTGACGCGCGACGAGGACACGATCCTCAAAGAGCTCAGCTCCACCACGCGCCAGAACGTCCGCAAGTCCTTCCGTGCCGAGAACGTCCGGTTCGGTGAGGTCACCGACGAGGCCGACCTGCTGAAGATCCTGGAGATCAACCGGGAGACCGCCCGACGGGCCGAGTTCGCCGTCCACGACGACGACTACCACCGCGGTATCCGCGACCTGATGGGTCCGCAGTCGCAGCTGCTCGCCGCGTGGGAGGGCGATGAGCCCGTCGCGTTCGTCTGGCTCGTCGTCTCGGGCACCACCGCCTTCGAGCTGTACGGCGGGGTCAGCCCGCGCGGCATGAAGCTGCGGCTCAACTACGGCCTGAAGTTCCATGCGATGAAGTACGTCAAGGCCCAGGGCGTCGAGCGCTACGACTTCAACGGCCTGCTCAACGACGGGATCTCCGACTTCAAGCGCCAGTTCGCCAAGCATGAGGACCTGCTCATCGGCACGTGGGACAAGCCCCTCTCACCGATGTACCCAGCCTTCGCCAAGGCGCTACCCATGGTGCGCTCGGGCCTCAAGCGCGGCCTGCCCACGGTGAAGAAGGCTGTACGCGACCCGCTCGGGACCGCCGCGCACGCCAAGGAGGCCGTGCAGGCCAAGGTGCGCGAGCGGCGTACTCAGGACTGAGCCGCGGGCTCAGTCCTGGACGTTGTCGTGCGCCTGGCGGGCCGCACCGATGATGCCGGCGGCGTTCTTGAGCGTCGCAGGGATGATCTCGGTGCGCAGGTCGAGCAGCGGGAGGAACTGGTCGGCGTCCTTGGAGACGCCGCCGCCGACCACGATCAGGTCGGGCCACAGCAGCGCCTCGAGGTGTGAGTAGTAGCGCTGGAGGCGCTTGGCCCACTCGGCGTAGGAGATGCCTTCCTTGTCCTTGATGCTGGAGGCTGCCCGCGTCTCGGCGTCGTGGCCGTCGATCTCCAGGTGGCCCAGCTCGGAGTTGGGCACCAGCTCACCGTTGTTGAGGATCGCGGTGCCGATGCCGGTCCCGAGGGTGGTCAGCACCACGAGACCCTTGGCGTGCTTGGCGGCGCCGTAACGCAGCTCGCCGATGCCGGCGGCGTCCGCGTCGTTGAGCAGGGTGATGTCGCGGCCCAGGCGCTTCTCGAGGAGCTTCTCGGCGTCGCTGTCGATCCAGGACTTGTCGATGTTGGCCGCGGTGCGCACGGTGCCGTGCTGGACGACTGCCGGCACCGTCACGCCGATGGGTTCGTCGCCGATCTGGTCGGCGAAATGGTCCACGATCTCGGCGATGACCTCGGCGACCGCCTCAGGAGTGGACTTCTCCGGTGTGTCGATCCGCTTACGCTTCTGGGCGAACTCGCCCGCCTTGAGGTCGACCGGAGCGCCCTTGATGCCGGAGCCGCCGACATCGATTCCGAGCGGGTGGTGCTTGGACTTCGACATCGAGCGCTCCTTGGGCGGTGATGAGGGTCGGTCAGGGGGCCGTGAGGATCTGCGGGCCGGCCGGGGTGATCAGGATGGTGTTCTCGAACTGAGCCGAGCGGCTCTTGTCGGCCGTGACCACGGTCCAGCCGTCGTCCCACGTGTCCCACTCGGAGCCGCCGAGATTGAGCATCGGCTCGACGGTGAAGGTCATGCCGGGCTCGATCACGTCGTCGTGGGACGGCGCCGCGTCGTAGTGCGGGATGACCAGACCGGAGTGGAAGGTCGTGCCGATGCCGTGGCCGGTGTAGTCACGGACCACTCCGTAGCCGAAGCGCTTGGCGTACTTCTCGATCACGCGGCCGATGACGTTGACCTGCCGGCCCGGCATCGCGGCCTTGATGCCTCGGTGCATGGCTTCTTCGGTCCGCTCGCTCAGCAGCCGCGACTCCTCGCCCACGTCGCCGACCAAGAACGTCGCGCAGTTATCACCGTGCACGCCGTCCTTGAAGACGGTGATGTCGATCTTGACGATG includes these proteins:
- the map gene encoding type I methionyl aminopeptidase → MPTTSASIRPGTVGPRRSVPDSIARPEYVDRPAPEPHDGPEVKDAETIEKMRVAGRIAAQALQAAGAAVAPGVTTDELDRVGHEFALAHGAYPSTLGYRGFPKSLCTSVNEVICHGIPDDRPLEDGDIVKIDITVFKDGVHGDNCATFLVGDVGEESRLLSERTEEAMHRGIKAAMPGRQVNVIGRVIEKYAKRFGYGVVRDYTGHGIGTTFHSGLVIPHYDAAPSHDDVIEPGMTFTVEPMLNLGGSEWDTWDDGWTVVTADKSRSAQFENTILITPAGPQILTAP
- the ppgK gene encoding polyphosphate--glucose phosphotransferase, whose protein sequence is MSKSKHHPLGIDVGGSGIKGAPVDLKAGEFAQKRKRIDTPEKSTPEAVAEVIAEIVDHFADQIGDEPIGVTVPAVVQHGTVRTAANIDKSWIDSDAEKLLEKRLGRDITLLNDADAAGIGELRYGAAKHAKGLVVLTTLGTGIGTAILNNGELVPNSELGHLEIDGHDAETRAASSIKDKEGISYAEWAKRLQRYYSHLEALLWPDLIVVGGGVSKDADQFLPLLDLRTEIIPATLKNAAGIIGAARQAHDNVQD
- a CDS encoding lipid II:glycine glycyltransferase FemX, with the translated sequence MSLSVTSCHDKTEWDALVDAAGGHPLQLWGWGELKSRYEWSADRVVVRDGDTVIGSAQVLLRRLPAPFRSLAYVPRGPQAKPQHRGAVLRAVSDYIKGEHKPIAITIEPDWAEPFSPLPKGEVDEAIAAGRAAGPSGWLADVQAAGFERSDNTGLIPRTLIVDVTRDEDTILKELSSTTRQNVRKSFRAENVRFGEVTDEADLLKILEINRETARRAEFAVHDDDYHRGIRDLMGPQSQLLAAWEGDEPVAFVWLVVSGTTAFELYGGVSPRGMKLRLNYGLKFHAMKYVKAQGVERYDFNGLLNDGISDFKRQFAKHEDLLIGTWDKPLSPMYPAFAKALPMVRSGLKRGLPTVKKAVRDPLGTAAHAKEAVQAKVRERRTQD